A window of Aeromicrobium duanguangcaii genomic DNA:
CGCGCCGATCGCGCTGTCCTCGCAGATCCTGAACCGCCAGGACGGCGAGGACGAGTACCACGTTCGCTCCAAGGCGATGGGCGAAGGCCACGACCCCCGCAAGTCCGAGGGATTCGACCGTCGTGTGCTCGAGCCGAAGTACAGCTGGGGCGACGCCGACGAGGCGCGGGTCGTGCTGGGCTTCCGCTGCTACGACAGCGGCATGACGCTCGCCGTCGCGGCCGACCACGTGCTCGTCACCGAGAACCACAGCGACACCCGCGTCCAGGTCGAGGACGACCTCGCCAAGGTCACGTACCGGATCGCCGCCGAGCCCGGCGTGCCGATCCGGCTGACCAAGATGGTCGCCTATCACACCTCGCGCGGCGTGCCGGTGCGCGAACTGGTCGACCGGTGCCGCCGCACGCTCGATCGCGCCTTCGAGCAGGGCGTCCAGAAGCAGTACGACGACCAGCGCGCCTGGCTCGAGGACTTCTGGCGGCGCTCCGACGTCGAGGTCCCGGGCCACCCGGAGGTCCAGCAGGCGATCCGCTGGAACCTGTTCCAGGTCGCCCAGGCCAGTGGTCGGGCCGAGGGCGCGGGCATCCCCGCCAAGGGCCTCACCGGCTCGGGCTACAGCGGGCACTACTTCTGGGACACCGAGGTCTACGTCCTGCCGTTCCTGACGTACACGAACCCCGACCACGCCCGGAACGCCCTGAAGTTCCGGTACAGCCTGCTCGACGCCGGTCGCAAGCGCGCCCGCGAGATGTCCCAGTCCGGCGCGCTCTTTCCGTGGCGCACCATCAACGGCGAGGAGGCCTCTGCCTTCTTCGCCGCCGGAACGGCGCAGTACCACATCGACGCCGACATCGCGTACGCCGTCGCGCAGTACTACCTCGCCACCTCCGACGAGAACTTCATGTTCCGTCAGGGGATCGACATCCTGGTCGAGACGGCCCGGATGTGGGTCGACCTGGGGTTCTGGCGCGACGAGGAGGTGGGCACCTTCCACATCCACGGCGTCACCGGGCCCGACGAGTACACGACCGTCGTCAACGACAACCTGTTCACGAACGTCATGGCCCGCTTCAACCTGGCCGCGGCCGCCCAGGCCGTCGAGCTCATCAGCCAGCGCGACACGGCCGCCTACGACCGCATGGTGATCCGGCTGGGCTTGAAGGACCACGAGCCCGGCGACTGGAGGCGGGCCGCGCACAACATGGCCATCCCCTTCGACGAGGCGCTCGGCGTGCACCCGCAGGACCAGCACTTCCTCGAGCGCGAGGTGTGGGACCTGGACCACACGCCGCTGGAGAAGCGGCCGCTGCTGCTGCACTACCACCCCCTGGTGATCTACCGGTTCCAGGTCATCAAGCAGGCCGACATCGTCCTGGCGCTGTACCTGCAGGGCAATCACTTCACCAACGAGCAGAAGCGCGCCAACTTCGAGTACTACGACCCGATCACGACCGGCGACTCCACGCTGTCCGCGGTCGTGCAGTCGATCATCGCGGCCGAGGTCGGGTACCGCGATCTGGCGTACCGCTACTTCCTCGGGGCCCTGTTCGTCGACCTGGCCGACCGGCACAAGAACGCGACAGACGGCGTCCACGTCGCCTCCACCGGCGGCATCTGGAGCGTCCTGGCCTGCGGCTTCGGTGGCTTCCGCGATCACCGCGGCGACTTCACGCTCGACCCGCGGCTCCCCGAGGCGTGGGACGAGCTGATCTACCGCGTCACGATCCAGGGCTCCCGCGTGCGGGTGACGGTCCGCGAGCGCGAGTTGGAGCTGTTCATCGAGGACCAGCAGCCGAACGGGTTGGGCGACCTCGTCGACCCGGTGTTCAGCGTGCGTGGACGCACCATCAAGGTCTCGCCGGGCGCCCCGACCGTGGTCCCGCTCGACGGGCAGGGTCCGCGCATCCACGGCACCCCGCAGCCCGTGGCCGGGCGTCGGCGGGCCGACGGCACCGTCATCACGGCGATCGTCCCGGGCAGCTGACTTCGGCTACGGCGCCGGAGCCAGCGTCGCGGGGACCCGCACCAGCACGACGCCGGGGTGGATCTCGGCGGTGATCTCCTGGAACTCGCCGACGGGGTCGCCGTCCAGCTGCATCGGCACGGGCTTCTCGGCGCGGACGTGCACCTTCTGGGCGCACAGGCGCGCCAGTCGCTTGTCGTTGGTCTTGCGACGCGTCAGCACGCGGGCGACGATCGACAGCCAGCCGATGAAGCGCTTCGGGGCGACGACGACGATGTCGAGCAGGCCGTCGTCGATCTTGGCCTCGGGCAGCAGCGGGATGCCCGCCTGCAGGAAGCCGACGTTGCCGATCACCACGGTGCGGGCGCGGAAGTGCCGGGGCGGGTCGTCGTCCAGCGTGATGGCGACCTTGGTGCGCGGGAAGGTCACGGCCTTGAGCCCGGACAGGAAGTACGCGAGGTAGCCCACGCGCTTCTTGAGGTCCTCGTTCACGCCGGTCATGATCATCGCGTCCATGCCCAGGCCGGCCATGACCAGGAACGAGGTCTCGGTG
This region includes:
- a CDS encoding glycoside hydrolase family 65 protein, coding for MSWHEAPGTEDFLDRSRWPADPWRLIETHPDQSDLGVAETLFSVANGYLGMRGNVTEGRDSHTHGTFVNGFHETWPIHHAEEAFGFARVGQTIVNAPDAKVIRLYVDDEPLLISVADLLEYERSLDFRSGVLRREILWRTPSNKLVRVVATRMVSFAQRHLAVLEFEVTMVDSAAPIALSSQILNRQDGEDEYHVRSKAMGEGHDPRKSEGFDRRVLEPKYSWGDADEARVVLGFRCYDSGMTLAVAADHVLVTENHSDTRVQVEDDLAKVTYRIAAEPGVPIRLTKMVAYHTSRGVPVRELVDRCRRTLDRAFEQGVQKQYDDQRAWLEDFWRRSDVEVPGHPEVQQAIRWNLFQVAQASGRAEGAGIPAKGLTGSGYSGHYFWDTEVYVLPFLTYTNPDHARNALKFRYSLLDAGRKRAREMSQSGALFPWRTINGEEASAFFAAGTAQYHIDADIAYAVAQYYLATSDENFMFRQGIDILVETARMWVDLGFWRDEEVGTFHIHGVTGPDEYTTVVNDNLFTNVMARFNLAAAAQAVELISQRDTAAYDRMVIRLGLKDHEPGDWRRAAHNMAIPFDEALGVHPQDQHFLEREVWDLDHTPLEKRPLLLHYHPLVIYRFQVIKQADIVLALYLQGNHFTNEQKRANFEYYDPITTGDSTLSAVVQSIIAAEVGYRDLAYRYFLGALFVDLADRHKNATDGVHVASTGGIWSVLACGFGGFRDHRGDFTLDPRLPEAWDELIYRVTIQGSRVRVTVRERELELFIEDQQPNGLGDLVDPVFSVRGRTIKVSPGAPTVVPLDGQGPRIHGTPQPVAGRRRADGTVITAIVPGS